One window from the genome of Vanessa tameamea isolate UH-Manoa-2023 chromosome 13, ilVanTame1 primary haplotype, whole genome shotgun sequence encodes:
- the LOC113400658 gene encoding dynactin subunit 2, giving the protein MADPKYENLPGIAYDQPDVYETGDLPEADQPEPYEEEDNESIEQLHLSVKDSFNKFKGKFLTGNVDFSDRLSRKNRIGYRSGEWELAAEGEPETTLERYNRLRCEFSELLEQIAEQQNKATESEKEEHSKLASQINTTKKLLEELKLEEGEEVDPKAEKLSEYLSTNGKKKHGEVVTAHLKLRPEVTLAQTTRIAQLEHRLHKLEQAAGVRDEEAFRRLQAATGEATLCGAAATLANQASLLRPGDLAAAEARVTSLLTNVEALKAAVKPAEPEVEAKVKELHKLLKQIDGVSHSEILERMEALEALHNQASNFGKSLTELETLQSTIASGVQNNKELLQGVQEVFAHNIDSLQKEIKKLDGRISKLATV; this is encoded by the exons GCTTACGACCAACCCGATGTTTATGAAACCGGTGATTTGCCAGAGGCTGATCAACCCGAACCATACGAAGAAGAAGACAATGAAAGCATTGAACAATTACATCTCTCAGTTAAAGattcattcaataaatttaaaggaaAGTTCCTGACAGGGAATGTTGATTTTTCCGATAGATTAAGCAGAAAAAATCGTATCGGTTACAG gtCTGGTGAATGGGAGCTGGCTGCTGAAGGTGAGCCTGAAACGACACTGGAACGCTACAATAGGCTTCGCTGTGAATTTTCTGAGTTGCTAGAACAAATAGCAGAACAACAAAATAAAGCTACAGAAAGTGAAAAG GAGGAGCATTCGAAATTAGCGTCTCAGATAAACACTACAAAGAAACTTCTAGAAGAACTGAAGTTAGAAGAAGGTGAAGAAGTTGATCCTAAGGCTGAAAAATTAAG TGAGTACCTGAGCACAAATGGTAAGAAAAAACATGGTGAAGTGGTAACTGCCCATCTGAAACTTAGACCAGAGGTAACCCTTGCACAGACTACCAGGATAGCACAACTAGAGCACAg ATTACATAAGCTAGAACAAGCGGCTGGTGTGAGGGACGAAGAAGCATTCCGCAGGTTGCAGGCTGCAACGGGAGAG GCAACATTGTGTGGAGCGGCAGCAACACTAGCTAATCAAGCTTCTTTACTTCGTCCCGGCGATTTAGCTGCAGCTGAAGCTAGAGTCACTTCGCTCCTAACCAATGTAGAAGCATTGAAGGCTGCTGTTAAACCAGCTGAACCGGAAGTCGAAGCAAAG GTAAAggaattacataaattattgaaacaaatagATGGTGTATCACATTCCGAAATATTAGAGCGAATGGAGGCACTTGAAGCTCTTCATAATCaag CAAGCAACTTTGGAAAGTCGCTAACGGAGTTAGAAACACTACAAAGCACTATAGCCAGTGGggttcaaaataataaagagcTACTCCAAGGAGTCCAAGAAGTATTCGCTCATAATATTGATAGTCttcaaaaagaaataaagaaGTTGGATGGTAGAATCAGTAAATTAGCTACTGTatga
- the LOC113400660 gene encoding large ribosomal subunit protein eL27, translated as MGKIMKPGKVVLVLSGRYAGRKAIVVKNYDEGTSDKPYGHAFVAGIDRYPRKVHKRMGKNKIHKRSKVKPFVKVVNYNHLMPTRYSVDFSFEKFSSKDLKDPAKRKKLRFNTRVRFEERYKSGKNKWFFQKLRF; from the exons ATGGGTAAGATTATGAAACCGGGTAAAGTGGTGCTGGTCCTCAGCGGCCGGTACGCAGGTCGCAAGGCGATTGTGGTGAAAAACTACGACGAGGGCACATCAGACAAACCCTACGGTCACGCTTTCGTCGCCGGCATCGACAGGTATCCCCGCAAAGTGCACAAGCGAATGGGCAAAAACAAAATCCACAAGCGCTCCAAAGTCAAGCCCTTCGTTAAG GTTGTCAACTACAACCATCTCATGCCAACACGTTACTCAGTTGACTTCAGCTTCGAAAAGTTCAGCTCAAAGGACTTGAAGGACCCCGCAAAGCGCAAGAAGCTCCGTTTCAACACACGAGTCCGCTTTGAGGAAAGATACAAGAGTGGCAAGAACAAATGGTTCTTCCAGAAGCTTAGGTTctaa